TCTTTGACGAGACAGATCATCAGTATGAGGATTTATAACAGTGGCTGTTGCTCTTCTATGGTCGTATACAGGTAATACAAATGATAGAGGATAACAGTCGATCTTCCTTTTGTTTAGTACTGGTATATATAATACGAAATGTCCCATGgagattttttttcatttattcATTGTAGTTCGTACTGCTGCTAAACATAGCTCTGGTAGAATGTCAAATGAAGTACAGTATAGATTTCCTCTACTGTTTATTGAAAGTTTATGAAACTCAGCTGATTTACGCGTAGATATATATCATCGATGTACTTTAAGGCATGATTTTCGTGTCGATGGAATGCTACCGACTTGGATTAACAGGGGACCAGTACTAATCTTCTGTAACTGTCTTTCTGGCTTAAGCAACTTTGTATGAGAACTCCCAACTCAAGGCTGTGTTGTGCCTGATGGAGAATTTCCAGACTCATTCAAGGAAAGGAAAAATTTCCTACTTATTGGTTCTGATTTCTGAACTCAAACAATTGATACCTGTCTAATCTCTTATCATGCACATAAAATAAAATCCTCTATTTTCATGTGTATTGGCTGATCTCTTACCTTTTGCTGTTTAGCAGGATGCTTTCAAGTTTCAAGTAACTAGCACCATATTTGTTAACATAAGATATAAATTATGTAACATTGAGGATATGCATGTAGGCAGGAACGGAAAGGGTACAACTATCATTGATGTTGTACTTTTCATTGTTCTTCCATGATCAGTAATGTTTGGAAGTATGTGTAGTAATTATTCTTTACAGGTCCTTTCACAATGTGCAATAGCAAAATGAAAACAACGGGACAGTAGTCGTGTATATATGCTCCTTCCCGATTAGAGATATATGCGTGTGATTGTGCTCAATGATAAATGCTTCCCAGATTCTAATTTTGTAAAACTCTAAATCACCGAGTGAGGCACgcctcttcttcttgttcttcttctttctcgtCGACTTCGTTTCAATCTAATTTTGCCGCAGTTGTTCATGACGTAAGCACGCAATATTAAAACCCTTCATGATATCTTCGGAATATAATGATTATAAGAATCATCCATTCGCCACAAAAATGTGAAGAAAGCAATTTATTCGTAGCTGAATCTTGAAAAACATAATTAGCCATCTCGCTTTTTCTTTGTTTAGAAAACTGAAACTTTACCACTATTCACGTGTGCACCCTTTGGGAGTGCAAAATATTGATCAAGGCAAGAAGTTTTTTTGACGCCGATGTTTAAATTGTATTGGAACTGATCGTGTTTTGTTCCATCACGGGAGAATTTATAATCATATAGCACACTGGCTTTTCCATGTTAATTATCTATTTTTGAAGAACAACAACGTTATTCCTTGGAGAATTCAGCACTATATTGATGGAATTAGTTAGTTCTCAGACCAGAAGTATGAACGTGGTCGAATTCAATCTGTAAATCTCTGCTTTGGCTTGGTTTTGCTTTATTTTGTTGATCATCTATATCAAAATATAAACTGAGTTCAGATGACGAATTTTACTGAGAAACTCAAAATATAATGACATCAATCCCGGACAATAGTAAAAGGATTCAGTTCAAAACTAATATAGAGACAAAGGGTGTTTAATGAATAGGAACATAAAGATTCGCACAATGTCCAAGCTTGGTGGACATCTGCTCATGTCCCTTCTTCTCTTCTGGATCAGGCTAACTTTCCCTCTAGGCTCTAGCTGATCCCTTGTGTttgtttctctttgtttcttggTCATAACAAAAGCATTTGTgtgtttacggttctaccaattAACAGAATATATTGTTTATCTAGGAGGCTGTAAGTAATACTAGTACAACATTAGCTGTCTGTAatgcttccaaaaaaaaaacaactagctACACGATCAGCCAGATGTTCTAAATAGATCCCAAGAATCCAGAAATCGAAATACAGAAACATTATTTAGTGGTTCTTCTGCAAGATCAATGTGACAGAACTACATTAAAGAACCACCCTGTTTATATCTTTTACTTTACTGCTACGACAGGAAAATTAGCATATATAACCAAACCACCTGTACGAACCCCATCTTCCATTTTCCCAAAGAGAATATCTTACTCCCCTCCTCTCCTTACTCGGTAGATCCCACCATCTCCTACATTTTCACCATGACTGTTTTGAAGCAGCCAATAATCATCTCCATCACCATTTCTTCCAAAACCAATGAGAAGAAGCGAATGAGCTTGCATTCGTGGTGTCTCTAAAATGTGTAAGGACCAAGTCATAGCCGTCTCCCCATCATAACATTTGAAGTTGAGGAAAATTAGGACGATGTCGGCAAACTTCCACGAAAACAAAGGTTAGACACCCACATTGACTCACACAAACTTATTCAGGCACAATGAGTGTTTTATTTCTGCTATACATTATGTTACAAATACAAAAGAATTTTGATTATCCATATCCTGAGTAAAGACTGAAGAGTGACGGTTCCAGAATTGCACAATTGAAACCAGCCGCTAGAGAGTTTTAACAATGTGCAAATAAAGTAGATTGTGATCCTTGAAAGGAATAGTGATGGTTTCCCAAACTGTTACACCGTTTAGATAATGAAAATTCCTTTGGACAAAAAACAACTGGTACTACACTGTGAGAACTGAAAGAGCAAGCAAGCTCGCAATGTTGTCAACTACAACTTCACAAGAACATCTAAAAGTAAAACCAAATCCGATTCTTTTCATCACTCATCCAAAAGGACATTGTGTTTCCAAAATATGTGATAGGGAGTTGAAACATCTGAAGTAAGCTAGCCATCTATCTAATTTGCTTTCCAGAGCTAGTCCCGCTACTGTTATCTGCACCAAAATCCTCCAAATAGACATCTATTTTGCAGCTTCAGTCATTGATGAAGTTTGCCCAAGGTCTAATAACAGTGCAGCCAATGTCTGTTCTTTCTAGTAGTTAAGCCTGTGTCTACACTAATTTCTCATGAGCTTGTTGTTTAAACCATGTCAGCCCTAGTGTTTAACTTAGTATTGCTCGCCTTTTATATTAACTTAGAAGAATACTATTGCTTCTTAATGTAGATGTGCTCTTTGATCTGTAAGAGCCATATTGAATTCCAAAAACACCTGACAGAGATTTGGATACATTTAGCTATGGAAATAGAGAATAAGAGGATAAAAGACTTGCTGTTAGTTAAAGACCAACATGAGCTAGATGTTTTCGAAAGGGCAGCTTTTGCTTAGATCACACCTTCATGTATTTGGGTGTATACCCACGTAATAAATAAGCAAACAAAAGCAACGGTGAAAGATCTTACCGGGCCATGGAAATTCTGAATGGCAGGCCCCCAATACAAGGTTATACTGATGGGTTGCACTTTAATGTGCCTCATTATATTCCTTTCGGAAAAGTAATTAACCCGCATAACAGCATGAATACCCACTGCGGCTGGAGGAAGCACCTATAAACGAATAAGGTACAAAAATCAAGTCGTATTAGTCATCTCATTAGAAGACTCCATAGTAATAAAAGATAAGGGTTGAGCTATGTGCTAAATGGATAGTAAGGTTATGCAAGAGTAGGTCTATGCTCGTTATGTTGCCTTTATCATGGGCAATCAAAACTTTAACGAAAAGAAGTTCAATTGTACAAGTTATCATGTGCGGTATATAACAAATAAATTCCATTAACCGTACTTTCCTACAGCTAAGAGCTTTTCATCATATATAAATAGCGTAGCTAGTGTAACTGAAGAACTCTTCATCACATAAAAAGGGTAAAGCTGAGTCGAAAATTACCAATCCAGGAGATGTATTTTGTCGACCTATGTAGGGGTAATGTTGGAGACGACTCAATCCCCTCCTGGTCTTCTTAATACGTACATGTACGAACTCAATGTGGTCCCACCACCACATCCTTGAGTCCATGGACAGTGGTCAATGATCTCTTGCCAGCTAAGATCAACCAGTTCCTCCAGGTTAATCTGGTGCACTGCCATTATGTTGTCCGCAGAAGTGACTGCGTAACAGCATCCACAGAGACCTTGGTCTCTAATATCTGATAATGCGCCAAGTGCTCGCCAGTCAAACGTTTCTCCTTCATGCAGTTCAATATTGCGGTGCTTCGTGTTATATTGTTGAACAGCCAGCTCACACCTATCCACATTAATGTATGGGATCACTTGTTGAATGCATGTGGATGTGACCCTGCATTGGGGTAAAAAGTTCTTAGTCGCGAAACATGCAACAAAAAAGGTTACGAGATATGCAACTAGAAATGGAGATTTCACTGCGAAATCTCTTTACTCTAAGCTGCAGAATCCATCCACCTCGGCCTCAGCCAGATCAAAGAAATTTTGGAAGGACTTGTGGAGTGTGGCCACATCTCAAAGgatcaatttttttctttggaaatgctTATAAGATTTATTACCAACTAGACAAAAGTTAAGATCCATTCTTAGATGTATTACCAACTAGACAAAGGTTAAGATCAATTCTTAGATGTATCACACAGCATCTGTtctttgattgtgtgtttgcacTGTTTGGAACTCAACTCCAATGGCAGTACACAAGACAATGAAACTATTATTTTTAAGGCATTAGCCTTTACCAAATGCTGGGAGAGAGTCTTTGAAGATAAATGTTCAACTCCAGAACAAGTGGCCCAACAGACTGTTAGGCATTTCCAGTATTGATAATTCAGACCCAAGTTCAGACAAAATTTTAACAGAGATTTCTAATCTCAGAAGCAAAAACAAACAATTTGGATGAGTCtgattaaaaaaaacaaattagaaTCATACTAGCACAGAACGACATTCAAAGCCATAATAACTTGTAATTTAATCTTAAAACAAATGCACATAGTTACCTGtcactgttcttcttcttctccaacttATAAATCCATACCTGTGTAAGACATAGAATAACTTATGTTGCAAATACTAAAGTAATTACAActaataaataaactaaaccaaaATCAAGAAATACCTGATCTTCTAGTAACCCATCTTCTCCATGAGCTAATCCCTGTAATCTAGCAAATTTCACATCCAAACCCAAATCTTCAACCTCCTCCACATCCATATCCCAATCCATATCTACAGCCTCATCCACATCCACATCCATGTCCATGTCCATGTGTTAAGACCTAAGTTTGGAAAAGCTTGAGATTTCGAGTGTTCTAGCGCAGCCATAAAATAAGTGGAGAGAGACTGAGACGGTTCGATGCCCTAAAAGAGGTGGAAAAAGAGAAAGGAGAGTAAATATATCTACATCCGAAAATAAATGCGATGCCCTAAAAGAGGTGGGAAAAGAGAAATGAGATGTGTGGACACATCCACAAATAAACTTGTGGATTGGATTTATAGTAAGAAGTTTGCGTGGATATAAATACTTTTAAAGGC
This genomic stretch from Papaver somniferum cultivar HN1 chromosome 5, ASM357369v1, whole genome shotgun sequence harbors:
- the LOC113283410 gene encoding cysteine proteinase 3-like — its product is MDMDMDVDVDEAVDMDWDMDVEEVEDLGLDVKFARLQGLAHGEDGLLEDQVWIYKLEKKKNSDRVTSTCIQQVIPYINVDRCELAVQQYNTKHRNIELHEGETFDWRALGALSDIRDQGLCGCCYAVTSADNIMAVHQINLEELVDLSWQEIIDHCPWTQGCGGGTTLSSYMYVLRRPGGD